A region of Pasteurellaceae bacterium Orientalotternb1 DNA encodes the following proteins:
- a CDS encoding galactose-1-phosphate uridylyltransferase, which yields MNEPFVLNDHPHRRFNPLKNQWVLVSPHRAKRPWQGQQEALVQDEKPSYDPTCYLCPGNRRITGEVNPNYTEPFVFKNDFSALLSDTPCPPENHDPLFRISHTQGESRVICFSPDHSKTLPLLTPAEIEKVIETWQAQANELGERYQWVQIFENKGEMMGCSNPHPHGQIWASNFLPNEIAIEDQCQADYFQQYGSPLLLDYAQKELKLRERIVVETADWIAVVPYWASWPFEILLLPKAKHFTNINQLNPAERADLALALKQLTTRYDNLFNISFPYSMGFHFAPFNQHENTHWQLHAHFYPPLLRSATVRKFMVGYEMMAETQRDLTPEQAAERLLAVSGEIHYKNCKG from the coding sequence ATGAACGAGCCATTTGTATTAAATGATCATCCCCATCGCCGTTTTAACCCATTGAAAAATCAGTGGGTTTTGGTTTCACCTCATCGAGCTAAACGTCCTTGGCAAGGGCAGCAAGAAGCCTTGGTGCAAGATGAAAAACCGAGTTACGATCCCACTTGTTATCTCTGCCCGGGTAATAGACGCATCACGGGCGAAGTGAACCCGAATTACACCGAACCTTTTGTGTTTAAAAACGATTTTTCTGCCTTACTTTCTGATACCCCTTGCCCGCCTGAAAATCACGATCCGCTTTTCCGCATTTCTCATACTCAAGGTGAGAGCAGAGTGATCTGCTTTTCGCCTGATCACAGTAAAACCTTGCCACTTTTAACCCCTGCAGAAATTGAAAAAGTGATCGAAACTTGGCAAGCCCAAGCGAATGAGCTAGGTGAGCGTTATCAATGGGTGCAAATCTTTGAAAACAAAGGGGAAATGATGGGCTGCTCGAACCCGCACCCGCACGGACAAATTTGGGCGAGCAACTTTTTACCGAATGAAATTGCGATTGAAGATCAGTGCCAAGCGGATTATTTCCAGCAATATGGCTCCCCGTTGTTGTTAGATTACGCCCAAAAAGAGCTGAAATTACGGGAGCGGATTGTGGTGGAAACGGCGGATTGGATTGCCGTTGTGCCGTATTGGGCGAGCTGGCCATTCGAAATTTTGTTGTTGCCGAAAGCGAAGCATTTCACTAACATCAATCAACTCAACCCAGCCGAGCGAGCCGATTTAGCCTTGGCGTTAAAACAGCTCACCACCCGTTACGACAATCTTTTCAATATCAGTTTTCCGTATTCAATGGGCTTCCATTTTGCACCGTTCAATCAGCACGAAAATACACACTGGCAGCTTCACGCCCATTTCTACCCGCCGTTGTTGCGTTCGGCAACAGTGCGGAAATTTATGGTTGGCTACGAAATGATGGCGGAAACCCAGCGAGATTTAACCCCAGAACAAGCCGCCGAGCGTTTATTAGCGGTAAGCGGTGAGATTCATTATAAAAATTGCAAAGGATAA
- a CDS encoding transcriptional regulator, whose amino-acid sequence MTKFVASDVDMAIGKRIVQRRREIGMSGELLAEQIGVSQQQFSRYERGVTKINVSHLVNIAVILNTPISWFFADSKAENLTFSNAEHYVPIRNDALKQRLDYHWSKLNNEQKRSLLNFLDSINK is encoded by the coding sequence ATGACAAAATTTGTAGCCAGCGATGTGGATATGGCAATTGGAAAGCGGATTGTTCAGCGGCGGCGAGAAATTGGAATGAGTGGGGAATTATTGGCGGAGCAAATTGGTGTTTCGCAGCAACAATTCTCTCGCTATGAGCGAGGGGTAACGAAAATCAATGTTTCTCATTTGGTCAATATTGCGGTGATTTTAAATACCCCCATCAGTTGGTTTTTTGCGGATAGCAAAGCGGAGAATCTGACGTTCTCAAACGCAGAACATTATGTCCCAATTCGAAATGATGCCTTAAAGCAGCGGCTTGATTATCACTGGTCGAAGCTCAACAACGAGCAGAAACGGAGCTTGCTCAACTTTTTAGATTCGATTAATAAATAG
- a CDS encoding MFS transporter: MTHKVNQYGWKALLGSAVGYAMDGFDLLILGFMLTAISADLALSPSQAGSLVTWTLIGAVAGGVIFGALSDKYGRIRVLTWTIVLFAVFTGLCAFAQGYWDLLIYRTIAGMGLGGEFGIGMALAAEAWPAKHRAKAASYVALGWQVGVLAAALLTPLLLPYIGWRGMFILGIFPAFVAWYLRSKLHEPEVFVKKAASATRGSKFESFKLLVKDKATAKVSAGIVILTSVQNFGYYGIMIWMPNFLSKQLGFSLTKSGLWTAVTICGMMLGIWIFGQLADRIGRKPSFILFQAGAVISIFTYSQLTDPTTMLIAGAFLGMFVNGMMGGYGALMAEAYPTQARATAQNVLFNLGRAVGGFGPVVVGAVVSAYSFQLAIAMLAFIYVIDIIATIFLIPELKGKELE, from the coding sequence ATGACTCATAAAGTAAATCAGTATGGCTGGAAAGCCTTACTTGGCTCTGCCGTCGGCTATGCAATGGACGGTTTTGACCTTCTCATTTTGGGCTTTATGCTCACCGCAATTTCGGCAGATCTTGCCCTTTCTCCTTCTCAAGCAGGCTCTCTTGTTACTTGGACACTGATTGGTGCCGTAGCGGGTGGTGTGATTTTTGGTGCTTTGAGCGATAAATACGGACGCATTCGAGTGCTGACTTGGACAATCGTATTATTCGCGGTTTTCACTGGGCTTTGTGCATTTGCTCAAGGCTACTGGGATCTACTCATTTACAGAACCATTGCTGGAATGGGCTTAGGTGGTGAGTTTGGTATTGGTATGGCACTGGCAGCGGAAGCGTGGCCTGCAAAACACCGTGCGAAAGCCGCTTCCTATGTTGCATTAGGTTGGCAAGTAGGCGTGCTAGCGGCAGCCTTGCTGACTCCGTTATTGTTACCTTACATTGGTTGGCGAGGAATGTTCATTTTAGGCATTTTCCCTGCATTTGTTGCTTGGTATTTACGGTCGAAATTACATGAGCCTGAAGTGTTCGTGAAAAAAGCAGCAAGTGCAACAAGGGGATCAAAGTTTGAATCGTTCAAATTATTGGTGAAAGATAAAGCCACAGCAAAAGTAAGTGCTGGGATCGTAATATTGACTTCGGTACAAAATTTCGGTTACTACGGCATTATGATTTGGATGCCAAATTTCTTATCGAAGCAGCTTGGCTTTAGTTTAACGAAATCAGGACTTTGGACGGCGGTAACGATTTGCGGAATGATGCTAGGCATTTGGATTTTTGGTCAGCTTGCGGATCGAATTGGACGGAAACCGAGTTTTATTCTGTTCCAAGCAGGTGCAGTGATTAGCATTTTTACTTACTCTCAATTAACAGATCCGACCACTATGCTGATTGCGGGGGCATTTTTAGGGATGTTTGTCAATGGGATGATGGGGGGATACGGTGCGTTAATGGCAGAAGCCTACCCAACCCAAGCACGTGCAACTGCGCAGAATGTGTTGTTCAACTTAGGGCGAGCAGTCGGCGGCTTTGGTCCAGTGGTGGTGGGGGCAGTGGTTTCAGCGTATTCCTTCCAATTAGCCATCGCGATGTTAGCGTTTATTTATGTCATTGATATTATTGCAACGATTTTCTTGATTCCTGAACTGAAAGGAAAGGAATTGGAATAA
- a CDS encoding 8-oxo-dGTP diphosphatase has translation MSKPTIQVAAGIIRNEFKQIYLTQRLEGQDFAQSLEFPGGKVDAGETPEQALARELEEEIGIQVLSAFPYEHFRFEYPTKFIEFFFYLVEEWVGEPFGREGQEGFWIDQSELEEGQFPPANAELIQRLKNEM, from the coding sequence ATGTCTAAACCAACCATTCAAGTCGCTGCGGGCATTATCCGCAACGAATTTAAACAAATCTATCTCACTCAAAGGCTTGAAGGGCAAGATTTTGCCCAATCTCTCGAGTTCCCAGGTGGAAAAGTCGATGCAGGCGAAACGCCCGAACAAGCCCTTGCTCGTGAGCTAGAAGAAGAAATTGGCATTCAAGTACTAAGTGCATTTCCCTACGAACACTTCCGCTTTGAATACCCAACAAAATTTATTGAATTTTTTTTCTATTTAGTTGAAGAATGGGTCGGAGAGCCTTTTGGACGAGAAGGGCAAGAAGGCTTCTGGATTGACCAATCTGAACTTGAAGAAGGTCAGTTCCCGCCAGCCAATGCGGAATTGATTCAGCGGTTGAAAAATGAAATGTAA
- a CDS encoding preprotein translocase subunit SecA: MITKLMTAIFGSSNDRTLRRLNKRVVQINKLEPELEKLTDEELKAKTAEFKQRLADGASLDSLLHEAFATVREASKRVLGMRHFDVQMIGGMVLTERNIAEMRTGEGKTLTATLPCYLNALTGKGVHVVTVNDYLARRDAETNRPLFEFLGMSVAVNIPGLQPDEKRAAYAADITYATNSELGFDYLRDNLAHSKEERFQRPLHYALVDEVDSILIDEARTPLIISGPAEDSSSIYQAIDKIIPHLIAQDKEDTEEYTGEGDFTLDLKSKQAHLTERGQVKVEELLTQMGLMHEGESLYHPARISLLHHVYAALRAHKLFEVNVDYIVKDGEIVIIDEHTGRTMAGRRWSDGLHQAIEAKEGVNIQGENQTVASITYQNYFRLYEKLAGMTGTADTEAFEFQQIYGLDTVVIPTNRPMIRDDKTDLMFKSEPEKFEAVIKDIKECIARQQPVLVGTISIEKSEALSEALNKAGIPHRVLNAKFHAQEAEIVADAGYPGAVTIATNMAGRGTDIVLGGNWKAEIAKLDNPSEEQIEAIKAAWKERHDIVMKAGGLHIIGTERHESRRIDNQLRGRSGRQGDPGSSRFYLSLDDALMRIYLNEGKLNMMRKAFTEEGEAMESKLLTKVIASAQAKVEAHNFDGRKQLLQYDDVANEQRKAIYEQRNYLLEADDISAMIDTIRADVFNAVIDQYIPPQSIEEMWDVLALEERLNKEFGMELPLTKWLDEEKDLDEDRLRERIITIAKEQYQQKEAMVGAEIMRSFEKGVMLQNLDELWKEHLSAMDYLRKGIHLRGYAQKDPKQEYKKESFAMFTNMLDALKANVISILSRIQVRSQEEVEQAERERLAAAEQEASHYHEEGQETTATNGEQDLADLKIGRNEPCPCGSGKKYKHCHGSKAKYA, translated from the coding sequence ATGATTACTAAATTGATGACTGCGATTTTTGGTTCAAGCAACGACCGTACTTTACGTCGTTTAAACAAACGTGTGGTGCAAATCAACAAATTAGAGCCAGAGCTTGAAAAATTAACCGACGAAGAATTAAAAGCCAAAACTGCCGAGTTTAAACAGCGTTTAGCCGACGGTGCAAGCCTTGATAGCCTGTTGCACGAAGCTTTTGCCACCGTGCGTGAGGCGAGCAAACGTGTGCTAGGAATGCGTCATTTTGATGTGCAGATGATCGGCGGTATGGTACTGACCGAACGCAACATTGCTGAAATGCGGACAGGTGAAGGGAAAACCTTAACCGCAACCCTGCCTTGCTACCTTAACGCCTTAACGGGCAAAGGGGTACACGTTGTTACCGTTAATGATTACTTAGCTCGGCGTGATGCGGAAACCAACCGACCATTATTTGAATTTTTAGGAATGAGTGTAGCGGTCAATATCCCAGGGCTTCAGCCCGATGAAAAACGTGCCGCTTACGCTGCCGATATTACCTATGCAACCAATAGCGAACTTGGTTTTGATTATTTGCGTGATAATTTGGCTCACTCCAAAGAAGAGCGTTTCCAACGTCCATTGCATTATGCGTTAGTCGATGAAGTGGACTCCATTTTGATCGACGAAGCCCGTACCCCGTTAATTATTTCGGGCCCTGCGGAAGATTCAAGTTCGATTTATCAAGCAATTGATAAAATCATCCCACATTTGATTGCTCAAGACAAAGAAGACACTGAAGAATACACGGGTGAAGGCGATTTCACCTTAGATCTCAAAAGCAAACAGGCTCACTTAACCGAGCGTGGTCAGGTAAAAGTGGAAGAGTTACTGACCCAAATGGGGTTGATGCACGAAGGCGAAAGTCTCTATCACCCCGCTCGCATTAGCTTATTGCACCACGTTTATGCAGCATTGCGTGCCCATAAATTATTTGAAGTGAACGTGGATTACATCGTTAAAGATGGCGAAATTGTGATCATTGACGAACACACAGGGCGGACAATGGCAGGTCGTCGCTGGTCAGACGGCTTACACCAAGCGATTGAAGCAAAAGAAGGGGTGAATATCCAAGGCGAAAACCAAACCGTTGCCTCGATCACTTACCAAAACTATTTCCGTTTATACGAAAAATTAGCGGGAATGACGGGAACCGCTGACACCGAAGCCTTTGAATTTCAACAAATTTATGGTTTAGATACGGTCGTGATCCCAACCAACCGCCCGATGATTCGTGATGATAAAACGGACTTGATGTTCAAGAGCGAGCCAGAAAAATTTGAAGCGGTGATCAAAGATATCAAAGAGTGCATCGCTCGTCAGCAGCCAGTGCTGGTTGGGACAATTTCGATTGAAAAATCTGAAGCCTTATCAGAAGCCTTAAACAAAGCAGGCATTCCACACAGAGTATTAAATGCGAAATTCCACGCACAAGAAGCGGAAATCGTTGCCGATGCGGGCTATCCAGGGGCGGTAACAATTGCGACCAATATGGCGGGGCGTGGTACAGACATCGTGCTTGGCGGTAACTGGAAAGCGGAAATTGCCAAATTAGACAACCCAAGCGAAGAGCAAATTGAAGCGATCAAAGCGGCTTGGAAAGAACGCCACGACATCGTGATGAAAGCAGGTGGTTTACACATTATCGGTACTGAACGCCACGAATCTCGCCGTATCGACAACCAGTTGCGTGGTCGTTCAGGACGTCAAGGTGACCCAGGTTCTTCCCGTTTCTACTTATCTCTTGATGATGCCTTGATGCGAATTTATTTGAACGAAGGCAAGCTGAATATGATGCGTAAAGCCTTTACCGAAGAAGGCGAAGCGATGGAGTCGAAATTGCTTACTAAAGTGATCGCCTCTGCTCAAGCGAAAGTAGAAGCCCACAACTTTGACGGACGTAAACAGCTTTTACAATACGATGATGTGGCGAACGAACAACGTAAAGCGATTTACGAACAGCGTAATTACCTACTTGAAGCGGACGATATTTCAGCGATGATCGACACCATTCGTGCTGACGTGTTCAATGCGGTGATCGACCAATATATCCCGCCGCAATCGATCGAAGAAATGTGGGATGTGCTAGCCCTTGAAGAACGCTTGAACAAAGAGTTCGGAATGGAATTGCCGCTCACCAAATGGCTCGATGAAGAAAAAGATCTTGATGAAGACCGCTTGCGTGAACGCATTATCACCATCGCCAAAGAGCAATATCAGCAAAAAGAAGCGATGGTTGGTGCAGAAATTATGCGTAGCTTTGAAAAAGGCGTAATGTTGCAAAATCTAGATGAGCTTTGGAAAGAGCATCTTTCGGCGATGGACTACCTGCGTAAAGGGATTCACTTGCGTGGTTATGCACAAAAAGATCCGAAGCAAGAGTACAAAAAAGAGTCGTTTGCAATGTTCACTAATATGCTTGATGCCTTGAAAGCCAATGTAATCAGCATTCTTAGCCGCATTCAGGTGCGTAGCCAAGAAGAAGTGGAACAAGCCGAACGGGAACGTTTAGCTGCGGCAGAACAAGAAGCTTCGCATTACCACGAAGAAGGGCAAGAAACGACAGCCACAAACGGTGAACAAGATCTTGCCGATCTCAAAATTGGTCGCAATGAACCTTGCCCGTGCGGTTCTGGCAAAAAATACAAGCATTGTCACGGCAGCAAAGCGAAATATGCGTAA
- a CDS encoding alanine racemase: protein MKPATATINGDALRHNFQLIKSLAPNSKICAVVKANAYGQGLRFATKQLEDMADAFGVARIKEALSIQESGYSGKIVLLEGYFDREELLKTLSRRFDTVIHCIEQLELLEQVAAEWLAEQEKGFWQRRTKIYFPVTVWLKIDTGMHRLGIPPEQVDEFYQRLTVCPLVQNIIFISHFSRADEPNCGYSEKQIAIFEQATQPYAVERSLSASSGILYWQQAHYDWVRPGIIMHGISPHSQPITELGFKPVITLSSSLIAVRDHKAGEPVGYGTGWISPKDTTIGVVAIGYGDGYPRNAPEGTPVFINGRKVPIVGRVSMDMMTVDLGADSQDKVGDEVILWGEKLLIEEVAESLGVISYELVTKLTPRVLVEYK from the coding sequence ATGAAACCAGCAACAGCAACGATTAACGGTGATGCTTTACGCCATAATTTCCAGTTAATTAAATCTCTCGCACCCAATAGTAAAATTTGTGCCGTAGTTAAGGCGAATGCTTACGGACAAGGACTACGATTTGCAACAAAGCAGCTAGAAGATATGGCAGATGCTTTTGGTGTTGCTCGCATTAAAGAGGCACTTTCCATTCAGGAAAGTGGCTATTCAGGGAAAATTGTTTTACTTGAAGGCTATTTTGACAGAGAAGAGCTATTAAAAACCCTTTCTCGTCGTTTTGATACAGTAATTCACTGTATTGAACAGCTAGAATTGCTGGAGCAAGTTGCTGCAGAATGGCTGGCAGAACAAGAAAAAGGATTTTGGCAACGGAGAACCAAAATCTATTTTCCCGTTACGGTTTGGTTGAAAATTGATACTGGTATGCACCGTTTGGGGATTCCGCCAGAGCAAGTGGATGAATTTTACCAACGTTTGACTGTTTGCCCACTCGTTCAAAATATCATTTTCATCAGCCATTTTAGCCGTGCCGATGAACCAAATTGCGGTTATAGTGAAAAACAGATTGCAATTTTTGAGCAAGCTACACAACCTTATGCCGTTGAACGTAGCCTGTCCGCTTCAAGTGGCATTCTTTACTGGCAGCAGGCCCATTATGATTGGGTACGCCCTGGCATTATTATGCACGGTATTTCACCACATAGTCAGCCGATTACAGAACTTGGTTTTAAGCCCGTGATTACCCTTTCATCTTCCTTGATCGCTGTTCGTGATCATAAAGCGGGCGAACCTGTTGGCTATGGTACAGGTTGGATTAGTCCGAAAGATACCACAATTGGTGTTGTTGCTATTGGTTATGGCGATGGCTACCCACGCAATGCACCAGAAGGTACACCCGTATTTATCAACGGTCGCAAAGTACCGATTGTCGGACGTGTATCCATGGATATGATGACCGTCGATCTCGGTGCAGATAGCCAAGACAAAGTGGGGGACGAAGTCATTCTTTGGGGCGAAAAACTACTAATTGAAGAAGTCGCTGAGTCCTTAGGTGTTATCAGTTACGAACTCGTCACGAAACTCACACCACGCGTTTTGGTCGAATACAAGTAA
- a CDS encoding transketolase, with product MAERRVLANAIRFLSMDAVQKANSGHPGAPMGMADIAEVLWRDFLSHNPTNPAWANRDRFVLSNGHGSMLIYSLLHLTGYDLSIEDLKQFRQLHSKTPGHPEYGYAPGVETTTGPLGQGITNAVGMAIAEKTLAAQFNREGHEIVNHYTYAFLGDGCLMEGISHEACSLAGTLGLGKLIAFYDDNNISIDGHVDGWFTDDTAMRFESYGWHVIRGVDGHNADEIQFAIENARAEKERPTLIICKTIIGYGSPNKSNSHDCHGAPLGNEEIALTRQNLGWEYAPFEIPSDIYAKWDAKAKGEIAEKEWNAKLAAYEVAYPELAAEFKRRVNGDLPENWQKDAQTFIEHLQANPVSIASRKASQNAIEAYAKLLPEFLGGSADLASSNLTLWSGSKPIRADYNVDGNYVNYGVREFGMSAIMNGIALHGGFIPYGATFLMFMEYAHNAVRMAALMKQRVLFVYTHDSIGLGEDGPTHQPVEQTAALRLIPNLDTWRPCDQVESAVAWKAAVEKKTGPSALIFTRQNLAQMMRTPEQLANVARGGYILRECCEKGGCPDLILIATGSEVELAMKAADVLAAEGHKVRVVSMPSTNVFDAQDEAYREAVLPSHITKRVAIEAGIADFWYKYVGFGGRIVGMNSFGESAPAGELFKLFGFTVENVVAKAKEIL from the coding sequence ATGGCAGAGCGTAGAGTGCTTGCAAATGCAATCCGTTTTCTCAGTATGGATGCGGTTCAGAAAGCCAATTCGGGTCACCCTGGTGCACCAATGGGAATGGCGGATATTGCAGAAGTATTGTGGCGTGATTTCCTTTCGCATAATCCAACCAACCCTGCGTGGGCAAACCGTGACCGTTTCGTCCTTTCTAATGGTCACGGCTCAATGTTAATTTATAGCTTGTTGCATTTAACTGGCTATGACCTTTCAATCGAAGATTTAAAACAGTTCCGTCAATTACACTCTAAAACCCCAGGTCACCCAGAATATGGTTATGCACCAGGTGTAGAAACTACTACAGGTCCACTTGGTCAAGGGATCACCAATGCGGTCGGTATGGCAATCGCAGAAAAAACCTTAGCGGCACAATTTAACCGCGAAGGTCACGAAATTGTGAATCACTACACCTACGCTTTCTTGGGAGATGGCTGCTTGATGGAAGGGATCTCACACGAAGCTTGTTCTTTAGCGGGAACCCTTGGCTTAGGCAAGTTGATTGCTTTCTACGATGACAACAATATTTCAATTGATGGTCATGTAGATGGTTGGTTTACGGATGATACTGCAATGCGTTTCGAATCTTACGGTTGGCACGTCATTCGTGGGGTAGATGGTCATAATGCTGACGAAATACAGTTTGCGATTGAAAATGCCCGAGCAGAGAAAGAGCGTCCAACGTTAATCATTTGTAAAACCATTATCGGTTATGGTTCACCGAATAAATCTAATTCTCACGACTGCCATGGAGCCCCATTAGGCAACGAAGAAATTGCTTTAACTCGCCAAAATTTAGGCTGGGAGTACGCACCATTTGAAATTCCAAGCGACATCTACGCAAAATGGGATGCTAAAGCAAAAGGTGAAATTGCCGAAAAAGAGTGGAATGCAAAACTTGCCGCTTATGAAGTGGCTTATCCAGAGCTTGCGGCAGAGTTCAAACGTCGAGTAAATGGTGATTTACCCGAAAATTGGCAGAAAGATGCACAAACCTTTATTGAGCATTTACAAGCCAACCCAGTAAGTATCGCAAGCCGTAAAGCTTCGCAAAATGCGATCGAAGCTTACGCCAAATTATTACCTGAATTTTTAGGCGGTTCAGCGGACTTAGCCAGCTCAAATTTGACCTTATGGTCTGGCTCAAAACCCATTCGTGCGGACTACAATGTGGACGGCAACTATGTGAACTACGGCGTGCGTGAATTTGGTATGTCTGCAATTATGAACGGTATCGCTCTTCACGGCGGTTTCATTCCTTACGGTGCAACCTTCTTAATGTTTATGGAATACGCTCATAACGCAGTACGTATGGCGGCATTGATGAAGCAACGTGTGTTATTTGTTTATACCCACGATTCTATCGGTTTAGGTGAAGATGGACCAACTCACCAACCTGTGGAGCAAACCGCTGCATTACGTTTAATTCCAAACTTGGATACTTGGAGACCATGTGACCAAGTGGAATCAGCGGTGGCGTGGAAAGCTGCTGTTGAGAAGAAAACTGGTCCAAGTGCGTTGATTTTTACCCGCCAAAACTTAGCTCAAATGATGCGTACACCAGAGCAATTAGCTAATGTAGCTCGTGGCGGTTATATCTTGCGTGAATGCTGTGAAAAAGGCGGCTGCCCTGATTTAATTCTGATCGCAACGGGTTCTGAAGTGGAATTAGCAATGAAAGCAGCAGATGTATTGGCGGCAGAAGGTCATAAAGTTCGCGTGGTTTCAATGCCAAGCACGAATGTATTTGATGCTCAAGATGAAGCGTATCGTGAAGCCGTATTACCAAGCCATATCACTAAACGTGTTGCGATTGAAGCAGGAATTGCAGACTTCTGGTACAAATATGTCGGTTTCGGCGGTCGTATCGTGGGTATGAACAGCTTCGGTGAATCTGCTCCAGCAGGCGAATTGTTCAAACTGTTCGGTTTTACTGTTGAAAACGTAGTAGCAAAAGCGAAAGAAATTCTTTAA
- a CDS encoding 50S ribosomal protein L31 — protein sequence MKQGIHPNYVEITATCSCGNVIKTRSTVGKDLNLDVCGNCHPFYTGKQRVVDTGGRVERFNKRFSIPSKK from the coding sequence ATGAAACAAGGTATTCACCCAAATTATGTGGAAATTACTGCAACTTGTTCTTGCGGTAACGTGATTAAAACTCGCTCAACAGTGGGTAAAGATTTAAACTTAGACGTGTGCGGCAACTGCCATCCATTCTACACTGGTAAACAACGTGTTGTTGATACTGGTGGTCGTGTTGAACGCTTCAACAAACGCTTCAGCATCCCAAGTAAAAAATAA